A genomic stretch from Spodoptera frugiperda isolate SF20-4 chromosome 14, AGI-APGP_CSIRO_Sfru_2.0, whole genome shotgun sequence includes:
- the LOC118279304 gene encoding uncharacterized protein LOC118279304 — MLVLYGFLAFHLVSGFTVMNVTRSNETRSKGEWVPCGQDQLEGRTIEEGMTEIENFPWLGLLVYPINGDNPTTTAVVLISDDVVLSSALDIDYYNKENFRALSRVVLGNNCTGPYISIREYTFHPEFTRSTYSTLALVQLAIDINVSKLIPICPPPSTFMNSEEIFAMTLVNDCYNSSMVNIFKMDYMDATQCQDYYRRAGLDIQSMWPTHLACAQGQVGGHCIWRSGATLVIRHEGQWKLLGIGVYGPGCESPSRFLDYGMYHLWVKRITSKIGQPTISRIANNYVVLRRSTSNIQRFGLCDAEETTKGIYADSATMLAPHDEYDEVDPVITAYYNVTLLENVDYHCIIFQAKKELSIPGTPLIKLRRVCPDEDNSCTNSTGRILRYYAVIKFKHICTFSVNAYGVYLATNETDTDEET, encoded by the exons ATGCTAGTCTTGTACGGTTTCCTTGCTTTTCACCTTGTGAGTGGATTCACGG TTATGAATGTAACCAGAAGTAATGAGACGAGATCGAAAGGCGAGTGGGTGCCTTGCGGCCAGGACCAACTGGAGGGGAGGACCATTGAAGAAGGAATGACGGAAATCGAGAACTTTCCGTGGCTCGGGCTACTCGTGTATCCTATTa atgGGGATAATCCTACGACAACGGCGGTTGTACTCATATCAGATGATGTGGTCCTATCTTCTGCTCTGGACATTGATTactataataaagaaaacttcAG AGCTCTATCCCGCGTGGTGCTGGGCAACAACTGCACGGGCCCCTACATCAGCATCAGGGAGTATACCTTCCATCCTGAATTCACGCGCAGCACGTACAGCACGTTGGCCCTCGTGCAGCTTGCGATCGATATAAATGTATCGa AATTGATTCCCATATGTCCGCCACCATCGACGTTTATGAACAGTGAAGAAATCTTCGCCATGACTTTGGTGAATG aTTGCTACAATAGTTCAATGGTGAACATATTCAAGATGGATTACATGGACGCGACCCAATGCCAAGACTACTACAGGAGAGCCGGG CTGGATATCCAGAGTATGTGGCCAACCCACCTGGCGTGTGCCCAAGGTCAGGTCGGTGGGCATTGCATCTGGCGCAGCGGTGCAACGCTCGTCATCCGACATGAGGGGCAATGGAAACTG CTAGGTATTGGTGTGTACGGGCCTGGTTGCGAGTCTCCATCCAGGTTCCTGGACTACGGCATGTACCATTTGTGGGTGAAACGCATTACTTCCAAGATTGGTCAACCGACTATCTCGAGGATAGCCAACAACTACGTGGTGTTACGGAGAT CTACATCGAACATCCAGAGATTCGGTCTTTGTGATGCCGAGGAAACTACTAAGGGCATATATGCCGACAGCGCGACCATGTTGGCGCCTCATGATGAGTACGATGAAGTAGACCCGGTGATCACCGCTTACTATAAT GTGACGTTACTAGAAAACGTGGACTACCATTGCATAATATTTCAAGCGAAGAAAGAGCTGAGCATACCAGGGACGCCTCTCATCAAACTTCGCCGTGTTTGTCCGGATGAAGACAACTCGTGTACCAATAGCACTGGTCGAATCTTGCGCTATTATGCAGTGATTAAGTTCAAACATATTTGCACGTTCAGTGTGAACGCGTATGGTGTCTACTTAGCCACGAATGAAACTGATACAGATGAAGAAACATAG